One genomic window of Mycosarcoma maydis chromosome 20, whole genome shotgun sequence includes the following:
- a CDS encoding putative methylsterol monooxygenase, whose amino-acid sequence MEFVSQQFNSTVGSILNPTTTHLAADLYKNTDFASLNVLERAWANWYLYWGNPVLATGIMSFVLHELVYFGRAIPWIIIDSMPSMRKYKLQDEKIPTPEQQWKCTKYVLLSHFTVELPQIWSFHPICEYFGLATHDVPFPHWTKIAWQIGVFFLFEDAFHYWAHRALHWGPLYKHIHKKHHEYSAPFGLAAEYAHPLEVLILGMGTIGGPFALCAFTKDLHILTVYIWIVLRLFQAIDAHSGYDFPISLHNWVPFWAGADHHDYHHQAFVGCYSTSFRWWDHMLGTDLSYKRARARQAEKKREALQAAKAKAQ is encoded by the coding sequence ATGGAGTTCGTCTCGCAGCAGTTCAACTCGACCGTGGGGTCGATTTTGAACCCGACCACGACGCACTTGGCAGCCGATTTGTACAAGAACACTGACTTTGCTTCGCTCAACGTGTTGGAGAGGGCATGGGCCAACTGGTACCTCTACTGGGGCAACCCGGTGCTCGCGACGGGTATCATGTCGTTTGTGCTGCACGAGCTCGTGTACTTTGGACGAGCCATTCCTTGGATCatcatcgactcgatgccTAGCATGCGCAAGTACAAGCTGCAGGACGAAAAGATCCCCACGCCTGAGCAGCAGTGGAAGTGCACCAAGTACGTGCTGCTCTCGCACTTTACGGTCGAGTTGCCACAGATCTGGTCGTTTCACCCGATTTGCGAGTACTTTGGTCTCGCCACGCACGACGTTCCTTTCCCTCACTGGACCAAGATCGCCTGGCAGATTGGCGTGTTTTTCCTGTTTGAAGACGCGTTTCACTACTGGGCTCATCGCGCTCTCCACTGGGGTCCTCTGTACAAGCACATCCACAAGAAGCACCACGAATACTCGGCGCCGTTCGGACTTGCGGCTGAATACGCACATCCTCTGGAAGTGCTGATTCTGGGCATGGGTACGATTGGAGGACCGTTTGCGCTTTGCGCGTTCACCAAGGACCTTCACATTTTGACCGTCTACATCTGGATTGTGCTGCGTCTGTTCCAAGCTATTGACGCTCACTCTGGTTACGACTTTCCGATTTCTTTGCACAACTGGGTCCCGTTCTGGGCGGGTGCGGACCACCACGACTACCACCACCAGGCGTTTGTAGGCTGCTACTCGACGTCGTTCCGATGGTGGGACCACATGCTGGGTACCGACCTGTCGTACAAGCGTGCGCGTGCTCGTCAGgccgagaagaagcgagaGGCCTTGCAAGCTGCGAAGGCGAAAGCGCAGTAA